In Nocardioides sp. JQ2195, a genomic segment contains:
- a CDS encoding protein-L-isoaspartate O-methyltransferase: MDRVAEAFAATPRADFLPARERSRAVHDGPLSIGHGQTNSQPRTVEAMLRLLDVRQGQRVLDVGAGSGWTTALLGHLTGSGGRVAGVELVPSIAKQGRKNLAHRHMPWATIVEATAGVLGLPEQAPFDRILVSAEPARLPEELVAQLADPGRMVIPVAGVMKLVVRDGATTSTDHGHYRFVPLR, translated from the coding sequence GTGGATCGGGTTGCGGAGGCATTCGCGGCAACACCCCGGGCTGACTTCCTGCCGGCTCGGGAGCGATCACGGGCGGTTCACGACGGTCCGCTCTCGATCGGCCACGGCCAGACCAACTCACAACCCCGAACGGTCGAGGCGATGCTGCGCCTGCTCGACGTACGACAGGGTCAGCGCGTCCTCGACGTGGGAGCAGGATCCGGCTGGACCACGGCCCTGCTGGGCCACCTCACGGGATCCGGGGGACGGGTCGCCGGAGTGGAGCTCGTGCCGTCAATCGCCAAGCAGGGCAGGAAGAACCTGGCCCACAGACACATGCCGTGGGCCACGATCGTCGAGGCGACCGCAGGTGTCCTGGGCCTTCCCGAGCAAGCGCCGTTCGACCGGATCCTGGTCTCGGCCGAACCGGCCCGCCTGCCCGAGGAGCTGGTGGCGCAGCTGGCTGACCCCGGTCGCATGGTCATCCCTGTGGCCGGCGTGATGAAGCTGGTCGTGCGCGACGGCGCAACGACATCGACGGACCACGGTCACTACCGTTTCGTACCGTTGCGCTGA